Part of the bacterium genome is shown below.
ATCGCGGACGGCATCGCGGTCAAGCGGATCGGCGAGCGGACGTTCCCGCTGATCGAGCGGTACGTGGACGACATCGTCGCCGTCAGCGAGCGCGAGATCGCGACCGCGGTCTATCTGTTGATCGAGCGCCAGAAGGTCGTCGCCGAGGGCGCCGGCGCCGTCCCCCTCGCCGCGCTGCTCACCGGCAAGGTCCGCACGTCGCCGAACGACGTGACCGTGATGGTCCTGTCCGGCGGCAACATCGACGTCAACATCATCGAGCGCATCATCGACCGCGGCCTGGTGGGCGAAGGCCGGCTTGCGCACCTGATGGTGAAGGTGAGGGACCGCCCGGGCGAGCTGGCGCGGCTCACCGCGATCGTGGCTGAGTGCGGCGCCAATGTGCTCGAGATCGGGCACCGCCGCGCCTTCGCGGACATCTCCGTGGCCGACGTCGAGATCGTCATGCACCTCGAGACGCGCGGACGCGACCACGTCGAGGAGATCATCCAGCGGTTGGAAGCGGAGGGGCTGAGGGTCGAGGAGGACATCTGAGCCGTCCCTCGTCCGCCCACACCGCTTCCACCAGCGCCGGCAGAACCTTTGCCGCCGGGCCGGTCAGGTGCCACTCGTCCGGCCCGAGCGGCGCGTCCGGCGGCGCGGTGTTGACCACCACGATCGCCGCCCCGGCGCGTCTGGCGAGTGGAACCAGCCCGGCCGCGGGGTACACCACGCCCGACGTTCCGATCACGAGCAGCGCGTCACAATCTCCGGCCGCCGCGACGGCCCGCTCGAACGCGCCCGGCGGCAGCGACTCGCCGAACCACACCACGTCCGGCCGCAGCGGCGCGCCGCACGCCGGGCAGCGCGGCGGCACGGCGCCGTCGTCCCACGCCTCGACCAGCCGCCCCTCCCGCGAGCACTTCGTGCGCTGGATGCGGCCGTGCAGCTCGATCACGTTGCGGCTGCCCGCCCGCTCGTGCAGCCCATCCACGTTCTGCGTGATCAGCGTGAAGCGTGGGACGAGCGTCTCGATGCAGACCAGCGCGTGGTGCGCCGGGTTCGGCTCGGCCTTCGCCACCCGCGAGCGCCGCCACTCGTACCAGCGCCAGACCAGCGCCGGGTCGCGCGCGAACGCTTCCGGCGTGGCCAGGTCTTCGGGCCGGTAGCGCGCCCACAGCCCCGTCTGCGGATCGCGGAACGTGGGCAGCCCGCTCTCGGCCGAGATGCCCGCGCCCGTCAGCGCCGCGATGTGACGCGCGGCACGCAACCGTCGGATCAGCGCTTCGTCGAACATGCGCAAAGTATCGCGCCGCTGCGCGAGGAACGCCAGGTGCGCGCTGCGGCCGCGACGCGCCCGTGTCGAGGGAGGTCCTCCTGTCTTTGCGTCGCTCCGCCGGATCCGAGCCCTCTCACACCACCACCCGGCGCCACCGCCCGCGGCGGAACACCAGCGCGCTCAGCACGCTCAGCGCGGAGAACGAACAGGCGAGGGCGATGAACACGCCGTCCGCGCCCAGGCCCAGCGGGAACGCGAGCATCCACGCCAGCGGGAACTCGAACACCCAGATGCTCGCCAGGTTCAGAAGCGTTGCGGTCCAGACGTCGCCCGCGCCGTTGAACGCCTGCGTGAGCACCGCCCCGAAGGCGTACGGATAGAAACCCAGGCTCACGATGCGCAGGCAGCGGATGGCGTATGCGCTCGTGGCCCCGTCGGTGCCGAACAGAGCGATGATTCCCGGCGCCGCGATGAGGGACACGGTCGCGGCGCTGCCCAGGAGGACGAGGTTCATGAGCCCGGCCAGCCAGACGGCGCGCTCCGCCCGGTCCGGATCCCCGGCCCCCAGCCCCTGCCCCACCATCGTGGCCGCCGCGTTGCCGAAGCCCCACGCGGGCAGCAGCGCGAACAGGATGACGCGGATGGCGATCGTGTACCCCGCCAGCGCCTCACTGCCGAACTCCGCGATGATGCGTGCGAGCCCGATCCAGCTCACCGTGCCGATGAGTCCCTGGAGCGTCCCCGTGCCGGAGAGACGGACGAGCCGCCACATGATCGCCGGCTGGATGCGCACGTGTCTCCCCCGGATGCGCAGGCGCCCGTCCGCGCGGAGCAGTACGCCGAGCTGGAACGCGACGCCGGTCGCGCGGCTCACCGCCGTTGCCACCGCCGCGCCGGTCACGCCCATCGCGGGGAACGGGCCGAGCCCGAAGATGAGCAGCGGATCCAGGGCGATGTTGAGCCCGTTGGCCAACCACAGCACGCGCATGGCGACCGCCGCGTCGCCCGCGCCGCGGAACGCCGCGTTCAGCAGGAAGAGCAGCAGGACGACGCCGCTGCTGCCGAGCGAAACCGCGGTGTAGCCGGCGCCCACCGCCACCACGTCCGCGGACGCGCCCATGAGGCGCAGCAGCGGGCGCGCATAGACGATGCCCGCAACACCCAGCACCGCCGCGAGCGCGGCGCCCAGCGCCACCGCCTGCACCGTCGCCCGCGCCGCGGCGTCCTCGTCCTGCTCGCCGATGCGCCGGGCGACCAGCGCGGTCACGCCGATGCCGACCCCGGCCGCCACCGTGTACACCAGCGACAGGAGCGTCTCGGTCAGCCCGACCGCCGCCACCGCCTCCGCGCCCAGCATGGACACGAAGAAGATGTCCACCACGGCGAACACGGACTCCATGAGCATCTCGAGCACCATGGGGATCGCGAGCAGCAGCACCGCGCGGCCCACCGGCCCGCGCGTCGGGTCGCTGCCGCGGCCCCAGACGGCGTCGCTCACGGTCCGCCACCAGCGGCCCCGCGCCTCCTGCACCGGCCCCGGCGCCCCATCCACCTGCACACCCATCGCATCGCCCATCGTCTTCGGACTCACACCGAAAAAGGAGCCGCCCCCGGAGCCGAGGCGCCGGGGGCGGCTCCCTGCGTACGCCGCCGCGCACTCAGCGCAGCGAGACCGGCTCCCCGGAGGCCAGACTCGCCGCCTCCGCATCCAGCAGTCGGGCGACCGCCAGCGCGTCGTCCATCGTCACCCGCAGGTCGCGCCGCCCGTCGCGCACGGCTTCGAGGAAGTGAAGCACCTCCGCCTCGTAGCCCGTGGTGGCCGGCAACGGGACGGGCCGCGTCTCGCCGCCGCGGGTGAGCAGCAGCGGGTCGTCGCGGTCGTGCGCGAAGTCGGCCACGGCGTCCTCGAACTCGACCCGATAACGCATGTGGAAGGGGAACCCGGGATCGTCCACCCACCCTCCCGTCGCCGCGATCGACGGATCCCCGCCTCCGTAGCGGTAGCGGGTGGTGAACCGGCTCGCATCACCGACCGTGTGCACCGCGGCCGGCTCGCCGAAGCACCAGAGCACGAAGTCCGCGTCGTGGACGTGCAGCTCGTGCAGCGGACCACCCGTCAGCTCGACGTTCCTGTAGAAGTGCGGCGACCAGTCCGGCTGCGCGCCCACGCGCTCGAAGCTCGCGCTGCGGACCGCGCCGAACACGCCCGTGCGGATCTGCTCGTAGAGCCACGGCCAGCCCGGCCAGAAGCGCATGCACATGGCGGGCATGCAGAGCGTCGAGGCGCGGGCCGCGGCCTCGGCCAGCGGGCGGACCGCCTCCGCCGTGAGCGCCACCGGCTTCTCCACGATCACGTGCTTGCCCGCGGCGAGCGCGGCCAGCGCCAGCTCGACGTGGCTGTCCGTGTGCGTGCAGATGCTGACGACGTGGATCCGCTCGTCCGCGAGCAGCTCGTCCGCGCTGGTGTAGATCCGCGTCTCCGGAGGAAGTGCGCCAGTCTGCGATTGCTGTGCCAGGTTGCCGCCCCCGGACCGCATCGAGCGGCTGTAGATGCCGATCAGGCGGCAGTCGATGCCGGCCTCCGCCGCCGCGGCGTACGCGGCCGCGTGCGTGCGCCCCATCACGCCGTACCCGATGATGCCGACGCCGATCACGGTTCGGCCTCCAGGCGCAGCGGTCGCCGCGTGGTTCGTGACACCGTCGTCGTCATTGCCTCGCTCCCGGAGAATTCGGACGCGGCCGAAGCCACCGGACAACCTACAACGCGGCACGCCTCGCCGCGAGGACAGCGGCACCCCCGCGCCGTCCTCGCGATCCGCGCCCTCATCGCCGCCCGCGCCTCCGCGTGAGGGGACGCCGCGTCTTCCGGGGCGTGGAAGGCGCGGAGCTCGGGATCACACGGAGCCGAGGAACGTGTGGAGCCGGCCCTACAAGACCGAGAGGGGGACCTACGCCGCCCGGGCCTCGCCGCGCTCGGGCCCGCCGCGCTCGCTCACCTCCGCCGACTTCGCGCGGACGCCGATGCCGTGCTCCATCACCAGACCGGCGACGGCGCCGCCGATCAGCGGGCCGGCCCAGTAGACCAGGTGGTCCGTCCACGCGCCGGAGACGAGCGCCGGGCCGAACGCGCGCGCCGGATTGACCGCCCCGCCGGTCAACGGCCCGAACGCCAGGATGTCCGCAGCGATGGTGAGGCCGATGGCGATCGGGAACACCGACGCGGGCGCCCGCTCGTCCACCGCCGTGCCGAACACGACGAGCACCAGGAAGAACGTGCCGATCGCCTCCAGCACGATGCCGGCCAGCGCGCTCACGTTCGGCGCCAGCGCAGGAGTCCCCTCGCCCACCGCGAACCGGCCGAACGCGGCAGCGACGATCAGCGCCGCCACCACGGCGCCGACGATCTGGGCGGCCCAGTACACCGCCGCCTGCCGGATCGGCATCCGGCCCGCCACCACGAAGCCCAGGGTGATCGCCGGGTTGAAATGGGCGCCGGAGATCGCGGCGAGCGCGGCCACCATCACCAGGATCGCGAGCCCGTGCGCGAACGCCACGGCCACCAGACTGCTCGGTTCCGACTCGCCCGCCAGCGTCGCGGCGTTGATCGCGAGCACACCGGCGAACACCAGCGTGAACGTGCCGATCGCTTCGGCGAGGGCGATCCGCGTGGGAGATCTGACCATAGGGCGCGCCGCTCCTTCCCGGGAAAACCGCGCCGCACGCGCGGCAGCGGTGGCGCGCCGGGGAGCCAGACACGTGCCACGCGCCGCCCTGCCTCCTTCACCCCGGCCCCGCCCGCGCCGCTGGCTCCGCCCACGCGGTGCAACCACACGACGAGCGGCCGCGCACGCGCCCCCGTACGCGGCCGCAGTCGTCGCCGACGCTGCGCCCTGCACGCGGCCTCGGTCTGCCTCAGTCCGCCACGTCGATGTGCCGCGCGATCACCTCCCGCGCGCGCCGCACATCCTCGACGCGCTGGTTGCCCGCCTCGCGCTCGATCACGAGGTCCACACGCAGCTCCGCTGCACGCAGCACATCGAAGAACGCGGCCCAGTCCACCTGGCCCTCCCCCACGGGCACCTCGGTGCCCCATTCGCCCGGCCGCCCGGACGCGATCGCATCCTTGATGTGCACCTGCCGCACCCACGGCGCCAGCCGGCGCAACGCCTGCACCGGGTCGCCCATGCCGTACAGGATCATGTTCGCCGGGTCGAAGTTCACGCCCACACCGGTGTCGCCCAGGTCGTCCAGCAACTCCGCCAGCGTGTCCGCCGTCTCCTGCCCGGTCTCCAGCGCCACCCGCACGCCCCGCTCCGCGAAGACGCGCGCGACCTCACGGATCCGATCCGCCAGGACGCCACGGCGCGGGTCCGAGGGGTCGTGCGGGATGAACCCCGCATGGAACGTGACCAGCGTGATGCCCAGCACCTCCGCGAGGCGCGCGCTCTCCTGCGCCACCACCCGGTTCGCTCCCCACGTCTCGTCCGGCACGAGCCCGCCGGTGCGACGGATCGACTCCAGCGTGCTGTAGTCCTCGCCCACCGGCTCCATCATCCCCGAGACGATCCGGATGCCGGCCGCGTCGAACGCCGCGCGCACCTCGTCCAGCGGCAGCGCGCCCGAGCGGATCGGCTCCAGCGCGAGCTGCACCGCATTCAGACCCGTCGCACGCACGCGGGCCACCAGCTCCTGGACCGTGCGCGGCCGGAGCGACCACGTGCACACCGCCAGCCGCGGGCGGAGCTGCACGCCCGGACCCGCCCGCTCCGGCTTCGGATCCGGCACTCCACCCGCACCGCCCCCGGAGCCACGCTCGGGCTCCGGGACGACGACGTCGTTCTCTGCCATCACGTCCTGCCTTCCGCTCGGGTCATCGCGACTTCGCCATCGACTCCAGCCGCTCGAGGTGCTTGGCCAGCACCTCCCGACTGGTCCTCAGATACTCCACGATCAGCGCCAGCTCCTCGTCCGAATACCGCGCGGCGACCTCCTGCCCCTCCTGCCCCAGGGGGCCCCAGATCCGCGCGATCTCCTCACGCGCCCGGTCCGTCAGCTCCACGTACACCCGCCGCCGGTCCCGCTCATCCCGGACCCGCCGCACGTACCCCGCCCGCTCCAGCCGGTCGATGAGCGCTGTCGTCGCGCCGGTGGTCAACCGCGCTTCCCGCGCCAGCTCCGTCGCCGTCACGGGCCCGCGCCGGTCCAGGACTCCCAGGCACCGGAGGTCCGTGGGGTTGATCCCCAGCAGGTCCGCGGCCGCGTCGTCGAACGCCCGCGTCGCCTCCTGCTCCAGCCGCAGCTCGGTGAACAGCTCCTCGAGAAGGACCCGACGATTACTTGACAATCAAGATACTCCATTGTAGAGTAAGTGGGACATCGAACCAAACTACCCGGGCCCGGGCCCTGGCGGAAGACCTCCGCGCCTCCGCGGCGGCCGGCCGGGTTCCTGCGTCCGCCGTGGCCGGCCTGCCCGCCCCGCGGCGGCAAACCCGAAAAGGGGGATGCATGCGAGCACTGATCATTGGCGCCGGCATCGGCGGCCCCGCCGCGGCGGTGGCGCTCCAGCGCGCCGGCATCGAGCCCATCATCTGCGAGGCGCGGGCCGCGACCGCCAGCTCGACAGGGCTCTTCCTCGGCCTGGGGATCAACGGCATGCACGTGTTGCGTGAGCTGGGCCTCCTGGACGAGGTCCTGAGCCGCGGCGCGGTCCCGACCCCCTGGCTGGAGTTCTTCAGCGCGACTGGCCGGCGCCTGGGCGCGGTGCCGATGGGCCGGCTGGATGAACGCACGCCGAGCGTCACGCTCACGCGGAGCGCCCTCCAGGAGGCGCTGGTGGAGGCCGCGCGGGACCGGGGGATCACGATCCACCACGGCCGACGCTTCGTCGAGTACCGCGAAGCGACGAACGGCGTCGTGGCGCGGTTCGAGGACGGCGGCGAGATCGAGGCGGATCTGCTCGTCGCTGCGGACGGGATCCACTCCGCCGTGCGCCGCGCCGCGTTCCCGGACGCGCCCGCGCCCAGCTACGCGGGGCTGCTGAACCTCGGCGGGTTCGTACGGGATTCGGGTCTGCCGCCCACGCCGGATGCGATGCGCATGGTCTGGGGGTGGCGCGCGTTCTTCGGCTACACCGTGCAGGAGAACGGCGAGGCCTGGTGGTTCGCGAACGTGGGAGAGGCGCGCGCGCCCCGGCGCGGGGAGCTGGAGGCAGTGTCCACGGAAGAGTGGCGACGACGTCTCCTCGCCCTCTTCGCGGACGACGCGCCGTTCATCGCCCGGCTGATCGAGGCGACGCCGGAGATCACCGCGACGTCCATCCACGACCTGCCGTCGCTCCCCGCGTGGCATCGCGGCCGCGTGGTTCTCATGGGCGACGCTGCGCACGCGGTCTCGCCGAGCTCCGGGCAGGGCGCCTCGCTCGCGCTCGAGGATGCGATCGTGCTGGCGAAGTGCCTGCGCGACGTCACGCCGGTCGAATCCGCGCTCGCGCGCTACGAGGCGCTGCGTCGGCCGCGCGCGGAGCGGATCGTGGCGGACGGCCGCCGCCGGGGCACGTACAAGGCGCTGCGGAGCCGCGCCGCGGTCCGGCTGCGCGACCTGGTCATGCCGCTCGCGCTGCGCGTCTTCGCCAACGGGCAGCGGCTGGCGTGGATCCACGACTACCGCGTGCGTTGGGACGAGCCGGTCACGGGTCGGGCGGCGTGACGGGCGGATCGCCTCGCCCGGGACGCAGTCCGGGAAGGCCCGGTGTCTCGCTCTGGGGAACGCGCGGCGCGGCGGTCGGTCGTGCTCGCCGGGGACGCTGCCGCCGCGCCCCTGGCGACCACGGCGCCGCGGCTTGCGTACGCCCGCCGCCGCTCGCACGTTTGCAGCGGCCATGGACTCTGACAGCAACGCGAGGAAGGACATGAGCCACGAAGGCGGATCGAACGACGTCGCCCGTGCTCGCTCCGAAACGAAGGCCGCGGCCGTGGTCCGGCCGGCCGATGCGGTGCCGATGCGCGAACTCCCCGTGGGCCGCGGCGCAGCGATGCAGGTGTTGCTCGGCCCGGACGAGGGCGCGCCGAACTTCGTGCTGCGACGCTTCCGCATGGAGCAGGGCGGCGGCATCCCCGCGCACACCAACGAGGTCGAGCACGAGCAGTACGTGCTCCGCGGGCGCGCGCGCATCACGATCGCGGGCGAGGTCCACGAGGTGGGGCCAGACGACACGCTGTACATCCCCGCCGGCACGCCGCACTCCTACGAGGTGATCGAGGGGCCGTTCGAGTTCATCTGCGTGGTGCCGAACGCGCCGGACCGGATGCGGGTGCTCGACGAATCCTGCTGATGCGACGAGCCCCGGGGGCGGGCCCGACGAATCGTGCCTCCCCCGGGGCTCCAGCCGGCCTCGTCCCGATCTGCCGCTTCAGCTCCCCGCGGTCCGTACCGGGAACGCGACCCGCGTCCTCTCCCACGCGATGACCATCTGCACCGCGCCGCCCTCCGCGGGCTCGAGGCCGATCGAGAGCCGCTCGACGTGGTCGGTCGTCTCCGGCGTGACGGTGAAGCTGCCGACGTCCTGCGCCCGAACGCCCTCGTTGATGGGGATGCCCCAGCGGTTGGCCGCGCGGTTCACGACGATCGTCCACTCGGCCTCGCCTGGGATCGCGTACAGCGAGTACGTGCCGGGCTCGACGCGCACCGTGCCGATCTCCGCGGGCACCGTCACATGGATCGTGGTCGCCTCGTTCGCGCCCAGGCGCCACGGCTGGCCGTACGGCACCAGCCCGCCGAAGATCTCACGGCCACGAGCCGACGGCGCGCTGTAGCACACCTTCACGACGCCATCGCCGAGCTGCGCGCTGGTGGAGTCCGGCGGGCTCGCCCGCGAGGCCAGCTCATCACCGGACGCGTTCCAGGTGCAGGCGGGCGCGCCTGCCACATCCGCCGCCACCATGCCGGCCGCCTCCGACGGCGCGCTCTCCTCCGCCGCCGCGGCCTCGCCGCCAGCGTCTCCCTGCTGCCCGCAGGCCAGCGCCAGCACGCAGAACGACACCGTGAGACCGAATCCGAGTCCACGTGAAAGCCGCAGCGCTTCCATGAGTCGGTCCTCCCGTCGCTGGTTGCCTTACCTGTCGTACGCGGAACGGGGCAAGGTACGCGGCTCGGGCGAGGATGGGAAGGCTGCGGCGCAGTCACCCGTTCGCGGTGGCGCGGGGCCCGGCGCCACGCCAGATTGCGGGCCCGGGTTCCGGATCCAACCGCTTGCGAGGGAGTGTCATGCCGATCTCCTGCCGTATCCACGTGATTCTGCTCGCCAGCGCGGTTTCACTGTCGCCGCTCGCGGTGCCGACGTCGCTGCACGCCGCCCTCCGGCAGGAGCCGCGTGCGCAAGCGGCGCAGCCTCGCCCGCTGGCCGCGCAGGACCTGTTCGCGCTGCGGCGCATCGGCTCGCCCGTCGTCAGCCCGGACGGCGAGTGGGTCGCCTACACGATCACCACGCTGCTCGAGAAGCAGGACCGCAGCGAGACGCGCATCTGGATGGCGCCCGCCGCCGGCGGCGAGGCGCTGCCGCTCACGGCGGAAGGGGTTTCGTCCTCCAGTCCGCAGTGGAGTCCGGATGGCCGCTGGCTCGGCTTCCTCTCCGCCCGCAACGGCGGCGAGACGCAGGTCTGGGTGCTCGACCGCCGTGGCGGCGAAGCGCAGCAGCTCACGGACGTGAAGCAGGGCGTGAGCGGATTCGTGTGGTCACCGGATGGCAAGCGGCTGGCGCTACTGATCCGTGATGCGGATGAGCAGGCGAAGGCGAGCGCGGATTCCGCCGCGGACCGCGACCGCCCGAAGCCCTGGGTCATCGACCGCATCCAGTTCAAGCGCGACGGCCAGGGTTACCTGGACCGCCGCCGCACGCACGTCTACGTCTTCGATGTTGCAACGAAGGCGCTGCGTCAGCTCACCTTCGGCGACTACGACGACTCCTCGCCCGTCTGGAGCCCGGACGGCCGCTGGATCGCCTTCGTGAGCAACCGCGACGCTGACCCGGACACCACCGTGAACACGGACGTGTGGGTCGTGCCGGTTCCGGAAACCATCGAGCCGGTGCCTGCCGGCGATGAGGCGAGCGCCGCCGGGGGCGTCACGCCGCGCCGGCTCACGACGTCGCCCGGCCGCGACCACTCGCCCACGTGGAGCCCTGACGGCCGCTGGATCGCGTATGTGACCGATGCGTCCACCACGCCGGCCGGGCTGGCCTACGGCATTACCGCGCTCGCGATGGTGAACGTCGACGGCGACCCGGCGCCGCGCCGGCTCGCGCGCGCCCTCGACCGCAGCGTCGCCTCTCCGCGCTTCACGCCGGACGGTCGCGGCGTTCTCGTCCTGCTACGCGACGAGGGTCGCCGCCCACTCGTGCGTGTGGACATCGAGACGGACGAGGTCACGCCCGTGGTCGGCGGTGAGACGAGCGTCGGCGCGTACGACGTGAACGCGCACGGCGTCATCGCCGCGCTGGTGAGCGAGCCGCACGTGCCGGGCGAAGTGTTCGCGGGCCGGTTGGGCGGCGAGCTCCGCCGTATCACCAGCGTCAACGACTCGCTGATGGCGACGCTGCGGCTCGGCGCCGTCGAGAAGACGCGCTTCCGCAGCAAGGACGGCACGCCGGTGGACGCGTTCATCGTCAAGCCGCCGGACTTCCGGCCCGGCGTGCGCTACCCCACCATCCTCTGGATCCACGGCGGGCCGACGGCGCAGCACGACTGGGGCTTCGATTTCACCGCACAGCTCTTCGCCGCGAACGGTTACGTCGTCGTGCTGACCAACTACCGCGGCTCCGACGGCTACGGCAGCGCGTTCGCCGAGGCCGTGTTCCGCCGCTGGGACGGCAAGCCGCTCGAGGACCTGCTCGCCGCCGTGGACCACGCCATCGCGATGGGCATCGCGGATCCGGACCGGCTGGGCGTCGGCGGCTGGTCGTTCGGCGGCATCATGACCAACATCATCATCACGAACACCACGCGCTTCAAGGCTGCGATGACCGGCGCGAGCGAGGTGCTCTACGCCTCCAACTACGGCCACGACCACTACCAGTGGCTGTGGGAGGTCGAGTACGGCTTCCCCTGGCGGGATCCGCGGCTGTGGGAGCGCATCTCGCCGTTCTACAAGCTCGAGCGCATCCGCACGCCCACGCTGATCATGGGCGGCGAGAAGGACTGGAACGTGCCGATCATCAACTCGGAGCAGCTCTACCAGGGGCTGCGCCGGCTGGGGCGGACGACGCAGCTCGTCGTCTACCCGGGCGAGACGCACAGCATCCGGCGTCCGTCGTTCCAGAAGGACCGCTACGAGCGCTGGCTCGCGTGGTTCGACAGGTACGTGAAGGGGACGGCTGCAGCGGCGGCGCAGTGAGGCGTGTTGGTGGGGCCGGGGCGAGGGCGTGGGCGATGGGGAGGGACCCACCGTCGGGCTGAGAGGCCACCGATCGCCGTGAGGTCGTGCCCGCCGCGCTGCCTCGGGCGGCTCAGAGCAGCGCCACGCGAACGACCACGGCACTGATCACGACCGCGGCGAGGGCCGCCAGCACGGCCACGGCGTAGAGCAGCCGCGGATCCACGCGCGCCGCCACGGCCGGCACCGCGTACGCCGCCGCGAGTACGGGAGCGCCGGCGGCGAGCGTGAACAGCGCGAGCAGCCTGCCCGCGGCCGTGATGTATCCTTCGGTGGCCGCGACCTGGTTGCCCGCCGTCTCGGAGGCGAGCACCAGCGCGGCCAGGGCGAGGAGGCAGAGCGCGCCGATCGTGAGCCGCGAGAGGCCGCGCGCGCCGCTCCGCCGCCACACCCGCACCGCCATGGCGGGGAACACCAGGACTACGGCGATTTCGAGGAGGAAGAGCATCGGCTGCGGATTCGCACGTGTTCGGGAACGGAGGCGGGAACGCCCACGAGGACGTGCACGCCCTGCGTGCGCCCCACCCGCGGCTTCCCCCCGCGGCTCCCTCGCCGGGGGCGCGGGGATGGCGGCGGCCTTCCGGGCGGGAGGGCGGAGCGGGAGGGACGCCCCCGCCCGGACGGCGGGGCCAACGCGGGGCGGCCTCCCGGCCGGAACGGCGGAGCGCCAGGCCCCCTCGCCCGGGCGGCGGGGGCACGGTACCGAGCCTACCGGTACTCCTCCATCAACCGCTCCAGCGCCTCCGCCCCGGGGCACAGCTCCTCATAGGGCAGCTCGACCAGCGGCCGGTCCACCGTGCGGTTGATGGCGTGCATGTCCCTGGAGTCCGGCTGCACGTACAGCAGCCCCGTCGGCACCTCGCCCCGCTCCAGCACGCGCCGGACGTAGGCGTACGCGGCGTCCCGGTCCGTCGGGTCGTAGTCCTCCGCCACACGCCGGAACCGCACCACGCTGCCGTCGTGCATCGTCACGGCCATCACCGTGCCCGGCTCCGAATCCGCCGTGATCTCGCGCCGCACCGGCACGAAGTCGATGGGCGCCAGGTCCTCCATGTGCTGGCGCGTGTACCGGTAGCTCTTGGTCGAGCCCTCGTGGTCGTTGAACGTGACGCAGGGCGAGATCACGTCCACCAGCGCGAAGCCCTTGTGCGTGAGCGCGGCCTTGAGGATGGGCACCAGGTGCTTCTTGTCGCCCGAGAAGCTGCGCGCGACGAACGTCGCGCCCAGCGTGAGCGCCAGCAGCACCGGGTCGATCGGCGGCAATTCGTTGACATCACCGCGCTTCGCCTTCGAGCCCACGTCCGCCGACGCGGAGAACTGGCCCTTGGTCAGGCCGTAGACGCCGTTGTTCTCGATGATGTAGCAGATGTCCAGGTTGCGGCGGATCGCGTGGCACATCTGCCCGAGGCCGATGGAGAGCGAGTCGCCGTCTCCCGAGACGCCGATGTAGACGAGGCTGCGGTTCGCCGCGTTGGCGCCGGTCGCAACGGCGGGCATGCGGCCGTGTACCGCGTTGAAGCCGTGGGACTGGCCGAGGAAGTACGCGGGCGTCTTGGACGAGCAGCCGATGCCGCTGAGCTTCGCGGCCCGGTGCGGCTCGATGTCCAGCTCGAAGAACGCCTGTACGATCGCTGCGGTGATGGAGTCGTGCCCACAGCCCGCGCAGAGCGTGGACATCGCGCCCTCGTAGTCGCGG
Proteins encoded:
- a CDS encoding S9 family peptidase; the protein is MPISCRIHVILLASAVSLSPLAVPTSLHAALRQEPRAQAAQPRPLAAQDLFALRRIGSPVVSPDGEWVAYTITTLLEKQDRSETRIWMAPAAGGEALPLTAEGVSSSSPQWSPDGRWLGFLSARNGGETQVWVLDRRGGEAQQLTDVKQGVSGFVWSPDGKRLALLIRDADEQAKASADSAADRDRPKPWVIDRIQFKRDGQGYLDRRRTHVYVFDVATKALRQLTFGDYDDSSPVWSPDGRWIAFVSNRDADPDTTVNTDVWVVPVPETIEPVPAGDEASAAGGVTPRRLTTSPGRDHSPTWSPDGRWIAYVTDASTTPAGLAYGITALAMVNVDGDPAPRRLARALDRSVASPRFTPDGRGVLVLLRDEGRRPLVRVDIETDEVTPVVGGETSVGAYDVNAHGVIAALVSEPHVPGEVFAGRLGGELRRITSVNDSLMATLRLGAVEKTRFRSKDGTPVDAFIVKPPDFRPGVRYPTILWIHGGPTAQHDWGFDFTAQLFAANGYVVVLTNYRGSDGYGSAFAEAVFRRWDGKPLEDLLAAVDHAIAMGIADPDRLGVGGWSFGGIMTNIIITNTTRFKAAMTGASEVLYASNYGHDHYQWLWEVEYGFPWRDPRLWERISPFYKLERIRTPTLIMGGEKDWNVPIINSEQLYQGLRRLGRTTQLVVYPGETHSIRRPSFQKDRYERWLAWFDRYVKGTAAAAAQ
- a CDS encoding 2-oxoglutarate ferredoxin oxidoreductase subunit beta, whose product is MTSIAKPAVRHPGLPTNKLGLTRRDYEGAMSTLCAGCGHDSITAAIVQAFFELDIEPHRAAKLSGIGCSSKTPAYFLGQSHGFNAVHGRMPAVATGANAANRSLVYIGVSGDGDSLSIGLGQMCHAIRRNLDICYIIENNGVYGLTKGQFSASADVGSKAKRGDVNELPPIDPVLLALTLGATFVARSFSGDKKHLVPILKAALTHKGFALVDVISPCVTFNDHEGSTKSYRYTRQHMEDLAPIDFVPVRREITADSEPGTVMAVTMHDGSVVRFRRVAEDYDPTDRDAAYAYVRRVLERGEVPTGLLYVQPDSRDMHAINRTVDRPLVELPYEELCPGAEALERLMEEYR